The following nucleotide sequence is from Mesobacillus jeotgali.
AACTTATAAACTCAAGGTTTTTTCGTGAAAACGCTTCACTTATGAACATTTTGTTAATGATGCCGTATTGGAGCTCTTCACCGTCCAATTCGATCACCGGAATCATGATTCCGTACTTTTCGACGAGCTCGTCATCAAGGTCGATATTAATTTCTTCTATTGTAAAATTCCATTGCTGTTGTAAGTCTTCGAGAATCTCCCTGGCGTTCTCGCACAGATGGCAGCGCGGGCGGGAGTATAGTTTGACTGTTTTTTGCATGTTTGTCTCCTTTTCTAACTGATCAGACCTCTTAATCAAACCGCTTCCTTTTTGACGATGATGGTATCCCCAACTGGTCGCGGTATTTTGCGACAGTTCGCCTGGAGACGACCATGCCTTCATTCTCTTCCAACATCTCTACTAGTTTTTGATCTGATATAGGCTTCTTTTTATCTTCCTCTTTAATATACTGCTCGATTGCCGCTTTTACATTTTGCGAGGAAGCCTGGTCGTTTTCTGTGGTAGCGATGGCGCTTGTAAAAAATGATTTCAATTCGTATGTGCCGGCTGGTGTCTGCATGTATTTTTCGCGGACGGTGCGACTTACCGTTGATTCGTGGATTTCGAGCTCATCGGCTACTTCCCTCATTGTCATTGGCTTCAGGTGTGCAGGACCTTTTAAAAAGAAATCATGCTGTTTTTCGATGATTTTCATCGAGACCTTCAACAGCGTTTCCTTCCTTTGTTCAAGGCTGCGCCTGATCCATTGGTAATCCCCCTGCTTTTCCTGGAGGAATTTATTGACTTCAGGATCTCCGTGCGCAGACAGCTGCCGGAAGTATCCATCGTTAAAAGAAACTTTCGGGATCAATTTATCAAACACACTTACAGAGAGTTCGCTGCCTTCTTGTTTGACCACTACATCGGGAACGATATAGGCAAGTTTTTCACGCTGAAATGCAGCACCTGGTCTCGGATTGAGCTTTTGTATCTCGTCATGGACTTTCTGGATATCCCTTGTTTCGACCCCAAGCATCTTCGCCAGTGCCTTCCACTTCTTCTCCGCAAAAAGAAGAAAGTGATCACGGATGATCGTGAGTGCCAGCTCGTTTTCCGGTGTCCGCTTTTGTCTCATTATTTGCAGCAACAGACACTCCTGCAGATCCTTAGCTGCAATTCCAGCAGGATCGAGTGACTGAAGCTTGAAGAAAGCAGAGTCAACAAGCTCTTCCTCCACGCTGAACATTTTAATAAGGTTTTCTTTTTCGAGATTCAAGTAACCGTTTTCATCTATGTTTTCAATTAATTCATGTAAAATCAGTTTTTCCTCAGGACTAGCTTTTAGCAAGTTTAATTGTGATAGCAGATAGTCTTCGAGCGTATCAGTTGCTCCGCCGCCGATCTGCTCAATTAGATTTTTCTGGTCCCGTTCGAATGTCTTCTTTCTCGTTTTTCGAGTGCTGTCCATACTGGCATCAAAATTCGAGATATTTTTAAAGTCTACTT
It contains:
- a CDS encoding glutaredoxin family protein; translation: MQKTVKLYSRPRCHLCENAREILEDLQQQWNFTIEEINIDLDDELVEKYGIMIPVIELDGEELQYGIINKMFISEAFSRKNLEFIS
- the rpoN gene encoding RNA polymerase factor sigma-54, with product MDLKAGLWQKQTLKLAMTQELTQAIALLQYSAQELAAFLEAKSMENPLMQVDFKNISNFDASMDSTRKTRKKTFERDQKNLIEQIGGGATDTLEDYLLSQLNLLKASPEEKLILHELIENIDENGYLNLEKENLIKMFSVEEELVDSAFFKLQSLDPAGIAAKDLQECLLLQIMRQKRTPENELALTIIRDHFLLFAEKKWKALAKMLGVETRDIQKVHDEIQKLNPRPGAAFQREKLAYIVPDVVVKQEGSELSVSVFDKLIPKVSFNDGYFRQLSAHGDPEVNKFLQEKQGDYQWIRRSLEQRKETLLKVSMKIIEKQHDFFLKGPAHLKPMTMREVADELEIHESTVSRTVREKYMQTPAGTYELKSFFTSAIATTENDQASSQNVKAAIEQYIKEEDKKKPISDQKLVEMLEENEGMVVSRRTVAKYRDQLGIPSSSKRKRFD